In a single window of the Dreissena polymorpha isolate Duluth1 chromosome 3, UMN_Dpol_1.0, whole genome shotgun sequence genome:
- the LOC127871882 gene encoding uncharacterized protein LOC127871882 isoform X2, whose amino-acid sequence MNLTIIQPAFVGRDVKLQLFIENGLNLSFSKENMEMRVKLHNESHFKVIESYRIQDVTIAAVTMILINVNKSWNMAHVQVNCSGMVSNTGQLILQSQPELSPFCLPDVCASCLCVYPGDSPRCETSGTNVSLLLDGHLIAIKSDGHIYTARDIAITDGDHQREIDCTASFADSLVTFSAKATVFVILPPAFSTLHISELREGAPSNVTCVASHGRPPPKLRMYLDEDMVNGSNQVDRYDIQSQTYSSIISLTSVDRAWNKKVLKCTCLVLGKGLEYVPHSSATGIVDYQYPPSMVQLFITKTPAKSPFLYSARVECLAHDFNAVCSIDWTSDISNLKLGAQSHVSNTSAASKVQLDVSAEMEGRQIGCRVHCGEFDADITNYLILGDTSDTNSSSGNFFLMSLVLTIAAELVTLMFCGLLIYCIVSKCNQCRRESKKITQYTLPGDVESEQEQYRDNMHSQENTNQDYRAIEENQQGATGASQVQPAGRKDTNMPENFVNSTQMEATEIQDTALPEPADDIYMNDPYYIDVEESLEEYVNDIQRPTSELYVNITYKVGIQQPSEDDIYANGPDQQ is encoded by the exons ATGAATTTGACGATCATCCAACCAGCGTTTGTCGGCCGCGATGTGAAATTACAACTGTTCATAGAAAACGGGCTTAATCTGTCCTTCTCAAAAGAAAACATGGAAATGAGGGTGAAGTTGCATAACGAGTCACACTTTAAAGTGATCGAATCCTATCGGATTCAGGATGTGACAATTGCAGCCGTCACaatgatattgataaatgtgaacaagAGTTGGAACATGGCGCATGTCCAAGTAAACTGCTCAGGGATGGTGTCCAATACAGGGCAACTGATCTTGCAGA GTCAACCGGAACTTAGCCCTTTCTGTTTACCGGATGTCTGCGCTAGTTGCCTGTGTGTATACCCAGGAGATTCACCACGATGTGAAACATCGGGAACCAACGTTTCTCTATTGCTTGATGGTCACCTGATTGCCATTAAAAGCGATGGGCATATCTACACCGCACGTGATATTGCTATCACGGATGGGGATCACCAAAGGGAAATTGATTGCACGGCTTCGTTTGCAGATAGCCTCGTTACATTCTCTGCAAAAGCTACGGTCTTTGTTATCT TACCACCTGCTTTCTCCACGCTGCACATCTCCGAGCTGAGAGAAGGGGCGCCGTCAAATGTAACGTGCGTCGCATCGCATGGCAGACCGCCACCGAAACTGCGCATGTACTTGGACGAGGATATGGTGAATGGTTCCAATCAGGTCGACAGATACGACATTCAGTCACAGACCTACAGCAGTATTATCAGTCTCACTTCCGTGGACAGAGCTTGGAATAAGAAGGTTTTAAAGTGCACGTGTTTGGTACTGGGAAAAGGCTTGGAATACGTACCACATTCCTCAGCGACAGGCATTGTAGATTACCAAT ATCCACCATCTATGGTTCAGCTATTCATTACGAAAACACCAGCAAAGAGTCCATTCTTGTACAGTGCACGTGTAGAATGTCTTGCCCATGACTTTAACGCTGTGTGTTCAATTGATTGGACTTCTGACATCAGCAATCTTAAGCTCGGCGCTCAAAGTCACGTGTCGAATACAAGTGCTGCGTCCAAGGTGCAGCTTGACGTATCTGCAGAGATGGAAGGACGACAGATAGGTTGCCGTGTACACTGTGGAGAATTCGACGCTGATATCACCAATTATCTAATCTTGGGTGATACCTCTGACACAA ATAGTAGTTCTGGCAACTTCTTCCTTATGTCGTTGGTGCTGACCATTGCTGCAGAACTAGTGACGCTGATGTTTTGCGGTTTACTGATTTACTGTATTGTGTCCAAATGCAATCAATGTCGAC gGGAGTCAAAGAAAATTACTCAATACAC GTTACCTGGAGATGTAGAGTCGGAGCAGGAACAATACCGGG ATAACATGCACAGCCAGGAAAATACTAACCAAGATTATCGTGCAATCGAAGAGAACCAACAAGGGGCAACTGGAGCCAGTCAG GTACAACCAGCCGGGAGGAAAGATACGAATATGCCAGAAAACTTTGTGAATTCGAC acaAATGGAAGCGACTGAAATACAGGATACAGCACTACCAG AACCCGCAGATGACATTTATATGAACGACCCATATTATATTGATGTCGAAGAATCATTGGAAGAATACGTGAACGATATACAG CGCCCTACGTCAGAGCTGTACGTTAACATAACCTATAAAGTTGGGATTCAACAGCCATCTGAGGACGATATCTACGCCAATGGCCCGGATCAGCAATGA
- the LOC127871882 gene encoding uncharacterized protein LOC127871882 isoform X3 → MAVGKSWIFFFLSVSLAWKRTHALMNLTIIQPAFVGRDVKLQLFIENGLNLSFSKENMEMRVKLHNESHFKVIESYRIQDVTIAAVTMILINVNKSWNMAHVQVNCSGMVSNTGQLILQSQPELSPFCLPDVCASCLCVYPGDSPRCETSGTNVSLLLDGHLIAIKSDGHIYTARDIAITDGDHQREIDCTASFADSLVTFSAKATVFVILPPAFSTLHISELREGAPSNVTCVASHGRPPPKLRMYLDEDMVNGSNQVDRYDIQSQTYSSIISLTSVDRAWNKKVLKCTCLVLGKGLEYVPHSSATGIVDYQYPPSMVQLFITKTPAKSPFLYSARVECLAHDFNAVCSIDWTSDISNLKLGAQSHVSNTSAASKVQLDVSAEMEGRQIGCRVHCGEFDADITNYLILGDTSDTNSSSGNFFLMSLVLTIAAELVTLMFCGLLIYCIVSKCNQCRRESKKITQYTLPGDVESEQEQYRDNMHSQENTNQDYRAIEENQQGATGASQVQPAGRKDTNMPENFVNSTQMEATEIQDTALPAPYVRAVR, encoded by the exons ATGGCGGTGGGCAAGTCCTGGATTTTCTTCTTTTTGTCAG TATCGCTGGCTTGGAAACGAACACACGCGCTGATGAATTTGACGATCATCCAACCAGCGTTTGTCGGCCGCGATGTGAAATTACAACTGTTCATAGAAAACGGGCTTAATCTGTCCTTCTCAAAAGAAAACATGGAAATGAGGGTGAAGTTGCATAACGAGTCACACTTTAAAGTGATCGAATCCTATCGGATTCAGGATGTGACAATTGCAGCCGTCACaatgatattgataaatgtgaacaagAGTTGGAACATGGCGCATGTCCAAGTAAACTGCTCAGGGATGGTGTCCAATACAGGGCAACTGATCTTGCAGA GTCAACCGGAACTTAGCCCTTTCTGTTTACCGGATGTCTGCGCTAGTTGCCTGTGTGTATACCCAGGAGATTCACCACGATGTGAAACATCGGGAACCAACGTTTCTCTATTGCTTGATGGTCACCTGATTGCCATTAAAAGCGATGGGCATATCTACACCGCACGTGATATTGCTATCACGGATGGGGATCACCAAAGGGAAATTGATTGCACGGCTTCGTTTGCAGATAGCCTCGTTACATTCTCTGCAAAAGCTACGGTCTTTGTTATCT TACCACCTGCTTTCTCCACGCTGCACATCTCCGAGCTGAGAGAAGGGGCGCCGTCAAATGTAACGTGCGTCGCATCGCATGGCAGACCGCCACCGAAACTGCGCATGTACTTGGACGAGGATATGGTGAATGGTTCCAATCAGGTCGACAGATACGACATTCAGTCACAGACCTACAGCAGTATTATCAGTCTCACTTCCGTGGACAGAGCTTGGAATAAGAAGGTTTTAAAGTGCACGTGTTTGGTACTGGGAAAAGGCTTGGAATACGTACCACATTCCTCAGCGACAGGCATTGTAGATTACCAAT ATCCACCATCTATGGTTCAGCTATTCATTACGAAAACACCAGCAAAGAGTCCATTCTTGTACAGTGCACGTGTAGAATGTCTTGCCCATGACTTTAACGCTGTGTGTTCAATTGATTGGACTTCTGACATCAGCAATCTTAAGCTCGGCGCTCAAAGTCACGTGTCGAATACAAGTGCTGCGTCCAAGGTGCAGCTTGACGTATCTGCAGAGATGGAAGGACGACAGATAGGTTGCCGTGTACACTGTGGAGAATTCGACGCTGATATCACCAATTATCTAATCTTGGGTGATACCTCTGACACAA ATAGTAGTTCTGGCAACTTCTTCCTTATGTCGTTGGTGCTGACCATTGCTGCAGAACTAGTGACGCTGATGTTTTGCGGTTTACTGATTTACTGTATTGTGTCCAAATGCAATCAATGTCGAC gGGAGTCAAAGAAAATTACTCAATACAC GTTACCTGGAGATGTAGAGTCGGAGCAGGAACAATACCGGG ATAACATGCACAGCCAGGAAAATACTAACCAAGATTATCGTGCAATCGAAGAGAACCAACAAGGGGCAACTGGAGCCAGTCAG GTACAACCAGCCGGGAGGAAAGATACGAATATGCCAGAAAACTTTGTGAATTCGAC acaAATGGAAGCGACTGAAATACAGGATACAGCACTACCAG CGCCCTACGTCAGAGCTGTACGTTAA
- the LOC127871882 gene encoding uncharacterized protein LOC127871882 isoform X1 — MAVGKSWIFFFLSVSLAWKRTHALMNLTIIQPAFVGRDVKLQLFIENGLNLSFSKENMEMRVKLHNESHFKVIESYRIQDVTIAAVTMILINVNKSWNMAHVQVNCSGMVSNTGQLILQSQPELSPFCLPDVCASCLCVYPGDSPRCETSGTNVSLLLDGHLIAIKSDGHIYTARDIAITDGDHQREIDCTASFADSLVTFSAKATVFVILPPAFSTLHISELREGAPSNVTCVASHGRPPPKLRMYLDEDMVNGSNQVDRYDIQSQTYSSIISLTSVDRAWNKKVLKCTCLVLGKGLEYVPHSSATGIVDYQYPPSMVQLFITKTPAKSPFLYSARVECLAHDFNAVCSIDWTSDISNLKLGAQSHVSNTSAASKVQLDVSAEMEGRQIGCRVHCGEFDADITNYLILGDTSDTNSSSGNFFLMSLVLTIAAELVTLMFCGLLIYCIVSKCNQCRRESKKITQYTLPGDVESEQEQYRDNMHSQENTNQDYRAIEENQQGATGASQVQPAGRKDTNMPENFVNSTQMEATEIQDTALPEPADDIYMNDPYYIDVEESLEEYVNDIQRPTSELYVNITYKVGIQQPSEDDIYANGPDQQ; from the exons ATGGCGGTGGGCAAGTCCTGGATTTTCTTCTTTTTGTCAG TATCGCTGGCTTGGAAACGAACACACGCGCTGATGAATTTGACGATCATCCAACCAGCGTTTGTCGGCCGCGATGTGAAATTACAACTGTTCATAGAAAACGGGCTTAATCTGTCCTTCTCAAAAGAAAACATGGAAATGAGGGTGAAGTTGCATAACGAGTCACACTTTAAAGTGATCGAATCCTATCGGATTCAGGATGTGACAATTGCAGCCGTCACaatgatattgataaatgtgaacaagAGTTGGAACATGGCGCATGTCCAAGTAAACTGCTCAGGGATGGTGTCCAATACAGGGCAACTGATCTTGCAGA GTCAACCGGAACTTAGCCCTTTCTGTTTACCGGATGTCTGCGCTAGTTGCCTGTGTGTATACCCAGGAGATTCACCACGATGTGAAACATCGGGAACCAACGTTTCTCTATTGCTTGATGGTCACCTGATTGCCATTAAAAGCGATGGGCATATCTACACCGCACGTGATATTGCTATCACGGATGGGGATCACCAAAGGGAAATTGATTGCACGGCTTCGTTTGCAGATAGCCTCGTTACATTCTCTGCAAAAGCTACGGTCTTTGTTATCT TACCACCTGCTTTCTCCACGCTGCACATCTCCGAGCTGAGAGAAGGGGCGCCGTCAAATGTAACGTGCGTCGCATCGCATGGCAGACCGCCACCGAAACTGCGCATGTACTTGGACGAGGATATGGTGAATGGTTCCAATCAGGTCGACAGATACGACATTCAGTCACAGACCTACAGCAGTATTATCAGTCTCACTTCCGTGGACAGAGCTTGGAATAAGAAGGTTTTAAAGTGCACGTGTTTGGTACTGGGAAAAGGCTTGGAATACGTACCACATTCCTCAGCGACAGGCATTGTAGATTACCAAT ATCCACCATCTATGGTTCAGCTATTCATTACGAAAACACCAGCAAAGAGTCCATTCTTGTACAGTGCACGTGTAGAATGTCTTGCCCATGACTTTAACGCTGTGTGTTCAATTGATTGGACTTCTGACATCAGCAATCTTAAGCTCGGCGCTCAAAGTCACGTGTCGAATACAAGTGCTGCGTCCAAGGTGCAGCTTGACGTATCTGCAGAGATGGAAGGACGACAGATAGGTTGCCGTGTACACTGTGGAGAATTCGACGCTGATATCACCAATTATCTAATCTTGGGTGATACCTCTGACACAA ATAGTAGTTCTGGCAACTTCTTCCTTATGTCGTTGGTGCTGACCATTGCTGCAGAACTAGTGACGCTGATGTTTTGCGGTTTACTGATTTACTGTATTGTGTCCAAATGCAATCAATGTCGAC gGGAGTCAAAGAAAATTACTCAATACAC GTTACCTGGAGATGTAGAGTCGGAGCAGGAACAATACCGGG ATAACATGCACAGCCAGGAAAATACTAACCAAGATTATCGTGCAATCGAAGAGAACCAACAAGGGGCAACTGGAGCCAGTCAG GTACAACCAGCCGGGAGGAAAGATACGAATATGCCAGAAAACTTTGTGAATTCGAC acaAATGGAAGCGACTGAAATACAGGATACAGCACTACCAG AACCCGCAGATGACATTTATATGAACGACCCATATTATATTGATGTCGAAGAATCATTGGAAGAATACGTGAACGATATACAG CGCCCTACGTCAGAGCTGTACGTTAACATAACCTATAAAGTTGGGATTCAACAGCCATCTGAGGACGATATCTACGCCAATGGCCCGGATCAGCAATGA